From the Xyrauchen texanus isolate HMW12.3.18 chromosome 37, RBS_HiC_50CHRs, whole genome shotgun sequence genome, one window contains:
- the LOC127630836 gene encoding CCN family member 1-like, with product MHSDRNLRRAICIIFFFIVYSAEAEVARGCSHPCSCPPSPPSCSVGVSWVLDECGCCKVCAQQFNQDCGLARPCDHIKGLRCHLGAGGDPQRGLCRADAQGRPCEFGGHVYQHGEDFQPSCQHQCSCMDGVVGCMPLCPHNIPLLSRHCANPRLETPPGRCCEEWVCDDDNSIREDPPDSRPHNRPINHISKLLQNPNSFQSRRDNYQEWASLPMSQVPFPSSECFPQTTDWSECSTSCGFGISSRVTNSNAECKLIRETRLCQIRECDITPAMKKGKKCRRAVRSREPEQISFAGCTTVRRYRPRTCGSCIDGRCCQPSVTRTVHLRFHCSDGENMMRNVMWIQRCRCSKRYCGLQRDRSPTVSLHNDIHTFSQ from the exons ATGCATTCTGACAGGAATCTAAGGAGAGCTATTTGCATCATCTTCTTTTTTATTGTCTACTCAGCAGAAGCAGAG GTGGCCAGAGGCTGTTCTCACCCATGCTCATGCCCTCCGTCTCCACCCTCTTGCTCTGTTGGTGTGAGTTGGGTGTTGGATGAGTGCGGTTGCTGTAAGGTGTGCGCCCAACAGTTTAACCAAGACTGCGGCCTTGCCCGTCCTTGTGACCACATCAAGGGCCTGCGCTGCCACCTAGGGGCCGGAGGGGACCCTCAGCGTGGTCTCTGTAGAG CTGATGCACAGGGGCGTCCGTGTGAGTTTGGAGGCCATGTGTATCAGCACGGGGAGGATTTCCAGCCCAGCTGTCAGCACCAGTGCAGCTGTATGGATGGTGTGGTGGGCTGTATGCCTCTGTGCCCGCACAACATCCCTCTGCTCAGCAGACACTGTGCCAATCCACGTTTGGAGACCCCGCCGGGTCGCTGTTGTGAGGAGTGGGTGTGTGATGATGATAACAGCATCAGAGAAGACCCACCAGACTCCCGGCCTCATAACCGCCCAATCAACCACATTAGCAAACTCTTACAGAACCCAAACAGCTTTCAGTCCAGAAGGGACAACTATCAAG AGTGGGCATCCTTGCCAATGTCTCAGGTTCCTTTCCCGTCCTCTGAATGTTTCCCACAGACCACTGACTGGTCAGAATGCTCCACCTCCTGTGGGTTTGGCATCTCAAGTCGTGTGACAAATAGTAATGCAGAGTGCAAACTCATTAGAGAGACACGCCTTTGTCAGATCCGAGAATGTGATATCACTCCAGCTATGAAG aaaggaaagaagtgtCGACGGGCTGTGCGGTCTCGGGAACCGGAGCAGATATCATTTGCTGGCTGTACTACAGTTCGCCGCTACCGTCCTCGTACGTGTGGCTCGTGCATTGACGGCAGGTGCTGTCAGCCGTCGGTAACCCGCACGGTGCACCTACGATTCCACTGCTCAGATGGAGAGAACATGATGCGAAATGTCATGTGGATTCAGCGTTGCCGTTGCAGCAAACGCTACTGTGGACTTCAGAGAGACCGCTCACCCACAGTGAGCCTTCACAATGACATACACACCTTCTCTCAgtga